The genomic DNA TTCGTCAGCAGGAAGGCCCATCTTCAGGGCGTGTTCCTGTTCCGTTGCGCGGCGTTCCTTAAGAACGGAGTCCACCTTGGTCACAAGAAGATCTTCTTGCTTCAAGACGTCTTCGGTAGGAACGATCTTTGCATTATCGACCACAACGTAGTTGTTATCGACCACGACCGTAAGAGCCACTTCCTTCGGCTGCACCTTGGAGGTAGACACCGGAAGGATAAGGTTTTCGGCCTGGGTCAAAAGCTGACCTTCAGCGTCCAAGTTCTTGATCATGAACACCAGAATGATGGTCATCATGTCCATCATGGACGTCAAAGAGAAAGGTACGTCTTCGCTAAATTTACGAGTCTTTCTAGCCATGATTAACCTCCCAGCTTAGCAAGGTTGATCT from uncultured Fibrobacter sp. includes the following:
- a CDS encoding biopolymer transporter ExbD, with protein sequence MARKTRKFSEDVPFSLTSMMDMMTIILVFMIKNLDAEGQLLTQAENLILPVSTSKVQPKEVALTVVVDNNYVVVDNAKIVPTEDVLKQEDLLVTKVDSVLKERRATEQEHALKMGLPADEAGNIIVQIDKNIPYDAMYKVMATCGFSGYTHIAFAVMQKNGGEE